Proteins co-encoded in one Sebastes fasciatus isolate fSebFas1 chromosome 11, fSebFas1.pri, whole genome shotgun sequence genomic window:
- the rpl5a gene encoding 60S ribosomal protein L5a has product MGFVKVIKNKSYFKRYQVKFRRRREGKTDFFARKRLVVQDKNKYNTPKYRMIVRFSNRDICCQIAYAKIEGDQIVSAAYSHELPKYGITVGLTNYAAAYCTGLLLARRLLHKFGMDQVYEGQVEVTGDEFNVESVDGQPGAFTCYLDAGLARTTTGNKVFGALKGAVDGGLAIPHSLKRFPGYDIESKEFNADVHRKHIMGMNVADYMSYLMEEDEDAYKKQFSRFIKNGVTPDMVEEMYKKAHASIRANPVHEKKPTKDVKKKRWNRAKLSLAQRKDRVAQKKASYLRAQEQEADEG; this is encoded by the exons ATG GGTTTCGTCAAAGTGATCAAGAACAAGTCCTACTTCAAGAGATATCAAGTCAAgttcaggagaaggagag AGGGGAAAACTGACTTCTTTGCTCGCAAGCGCCTGGTTGTGCAGGACAAGAACAAGTACAACACACCCAAGTACCGAATGATCGTCCGGTTCTCCAACAGGGACATCTGCTGCCAG ATTGCTTATGCAAAGATCGAAGGAGACCAGATAGTGAGTGCTGCTTACTCTCACGAGCTGCCCAAATATGGCATCACCGTAGGCCTTACTAACTACGCCGCGGCCTACTGCACCGGGCTGCTGCTGGCTCGCCGG cTGCTGCACAAGTTCGGCATGGACCAGGTCTACGAGGGCCAGGTGGAGGTGACGGGAGATGAGTTCAACGTAGAGAGCGTTGACGGACAGCCGGGCGCCTTCACCTGCTACCTGGATGCAGGACTGGCCAGGACCACCACAGGGAACAAGGTGTTTGGAGCGCTGAAGGGGGCGGTCGACGGAGGGCTGGCCATTCCTCACAG TCTAAAACGTTTCCCCGGCTACGACATAGAGAGCAAAGAGTTCAACGCAGACGTGCACCGGAAACACATCATGGGCATGAACGTGGCCGACTACATGTCCTACCTcatggaggaggacgaggacgcCTACAAGAAACAGTTCTCTCGCTTCATCAAGAACGGAGTCACGCCAGACATG GTCGAAGAAATGTACAAAAAAGCGCACGCCTCCATCAGAGCGAACCCCGTCCACGAAAAGAAACCCACAAAAGACGTCAAGAAGAAGAG GTGGAATCGCGCCAAGTTATCTCTGGCACAGAGGAAGGACCGCGTCGCCCAGAAAAAGGCCAGCTACTTACGAGCACAAGAACAAGAAGCAGACGAGGGTTAG